The Dunckerocampus dactyliophorus isolate RoL2022-P2 chromosome 16, RoL_Ddac_1.1, whole genome shotgun sequence genome includes a window with the following:
- the mepcea gene encoding 7SK snRNA methylphosphate capping enzyme codes for MSVDEDTVKTGSPQVTSASSLQLSECSGSCSDVSVLMEAASAATPDLAAACPVPGTAASPKHSSTVDALNHSNSAGLKSKGNEAGINRRNSFHHAKQHQQMRITKRRNTSNFSFKHPTSGKRRRRANSESDSVLPTNFLLGGNIFDPLNLNSLQDEEVNRALNAETPKSSPLPLKSRDPVEILIPRDITDPLNLNSSIGDSSFLVSPLKSGGRRRHRNRHHGGNVSATQLSLSESGKNEVKPGESVSFPGALTSRSNTEVSKASDSVSCGEGDSREHTADHSAIFKEEVTSVSVDESTSSLSGGANQHAGRRKRRRNSGKMDPPVTQSTPVAKSTFGEQNNKPGRQKNSFHTPRSGCKSAPGGRQHQQPHNQARDQQKKKFQYGNYNKYYGYRNPSASEDPRIHVFRPEWFEGKHVLDLGCNSGHLTLYIAKMLRPARILGLDIDNGLVHAARKNIRHYLSELQTQEARRATQDKNDTKQEDGIPSESEKKHTERKENGNALKEGTNDSCGTDQAKAHRRDGKAEEMEQESCDKSGSCSFPLSLQISRGPIAAPPLTETSSAHPGEFPSNVSFIKANYVLQNDNLLVTQRPEYDVILCLSVTKWVHLNWGDSGLKRLFKRVYRHLHPGGIFILEPQPWQSYVKRKKLTDTISRNFHSIRLKPDQFSSYLTNEVGFTSCEFLGTPKSSTRGFQRPIYLFHK; via the exons ATGTCTGTTGACGAAGACACTGTAAAAACTGGTAGCCCACAGGTTACTTCAGCTTCATCCCTGCAGCTGTCAGAATGTTCTGGAAGTTGCAGCGATGTTTCAGTACTCATGGAAGCTGCCAGCGCGGCCACCCCGGACTTGGCTGCTGCTTGTCCTGTCCCTGGCACTGCTGCTTCGCCAAAACACTCCAGCACTGTTGACGCTCTTAACCACTCAAACAGTGCTGGATTGAAATCCAAAGGGAACGAGGCCGGCATCAATCGCAGGAACAGCTTCCATCACGCCAAACAGCATCAGCAGATGAGAATAACTAAGCGGCGCAACACGTCAAACTTTAGCTTCAAGCATCCAACTTCTGGCAAGAGGAGACGACGGGCTAACTCGGAAAGTGACTCTGTCCTGCCCACTAACTTCCTCTTAGGTGGGAACATCTTTGACCCACTCAATCTCAACAGCCTACAGGATGAGGAGGTGAACAGGGCGCTGAATGCAGAGACTCCAAAATCCTCCCCACTGCCCTTAAAGAGTCGGGACCCCGTGGAGATCCTCATCCCCAGGGACATCACAGATCCTCTGAATCTGAACAGCAGCATTGGAGATAGCAGCTTTTTGGTGTCCCCCTTAAAGAGTGGTGGAAGGAGGAGGCATCGCAACAGACATCATGGAGGTAACGTTTCAGCCACACAGCTGAGCTTGTCCGAATCGGGGAAAAATGAGGTTAAACCTGGGGAATCGGTGTCATTTCCTGGTGCGTTAACTTCACGTTCTAATACAGAAGTCTCGAAAGCATCAGATAGTGTCTCTTGCGGTGAGGGGGATTCACGTGAACACACTGCAgaccactcagccattttcaaGGAGGAGGTGACGTCCGTGTCTGTCGATGaatccacttcctccttgtcgGGAGGAGCTAACCAGCACGCAGGCAGGCGCAAGCGGAGGCGCAactctggcaaaatggacccTCCTGTGACTCAATCCACCCCTGTAGCAAAGTCCACGTTTGGTGAGCAAAATAATAAACCTGGGAGACAAAAAAACTCCTTCCACACACCCAGAAGCGGCTGCAAATCTGCACCAGGAGGTCGTCAGCACCAGCAGCCACACAACCAGGCGAGGgaccaacagaagaagaagttCCAGTATGGAAACTACAACAAATACTACGGCTACCGCAACCCAAGTGCAAGCGAAGACCCGCGGATTCATGTCTTCCGTCCAGAGTGGTTTGAGGGTAAACACGTGCTGGATTTAGGCTGCAACTCGGGTCATCTTACCCTCTATATCGCCAAAATGCTGCGGCCCGCCCGCATATTGGGCTTGGACATTGATAACGGGCTGGTGCACGCCGCCCGCAAGAACATCAGGCATTATCTCTCTGAGCTGCAGACCCAAGAGGCCAGGCGAGCCACGCAGGACAAGAACGACACCAAGCAGGAGGACGGCATCCCAAGCGAGAGTGAAAAGAAGCACACTGAAAGAAAGGAAAATGGGAATGCACTGAAAGAGGGCACAAATGACTCTTGTGGCACGGATCAGGCCAAGGCTCACAGGCGAGACGGCAAAGCAGAGGAAATGGAGCAGGAAAGTTGTGATAAATCTGGGAGCTGCTCTTTCCCTTTGTCGCTGCAGATCTCCCGGGGACCCATTGCTGCACCTCCTCTTACTGAAACCTCCAGCGCACACCCTGGAGAGTTCCCCTCCAACGTGTCCTTCATAAAG GCCAATTACGTGCTGCAGAACGACAATCTCCTTGTAACTCAGCGGCCTGAGTACGACGTGATCCTGTGTCTGAGTGTCACCAAATGGGTCCACCTAAACTGGGGGGACAGTGGCCTGAAGAGGCTCTTCAAGAGAGTCTACAGACATCTCCATCCTGGAGGCATCTTCATCCTGGAGCCACAGCCTTGGCAGTCCTACGTCAAGAGGAAGAAGCTGACT GATACAATTAGCAGAAATTTTCACAGCATCCGCCTCAAGCCAGATCAGTTTTCATCCTATCTCACCAATGAAGTGGGCTTCACCAGTTGTGAGTTCCTGGGAACACCCAAGAGTTCTACAAGAG